In Elusimicrobiota bacterium, the genomic stretch TGCGCTTGCCCACCGTCAGCAGAGTGTCGTTAGTTGTTGTTTTGGGGTTTGTGGTTTCCATGGGGATGTTTGTCTCCTGCGTAGATCTTAAGGCGCCTCATCATCAGGCGGCCGAGCGAGGTTTTGGGGAGCATGCGTTTGACCGCAAATTCCATCACGCGCTCGGGATGGTCGGATAAAAGTTTTTTGACGGGGGTGATTTTCATGCCGTCCGGATACCCGGAATGACTGAAATACTGCTTTTGAAGGATTTTTTTGCCGGTTAAGCGGATTTGAGCCGCATTGGTGACCACCACAAAATCGCCGCAATCCAAATGCGGGCTCCAGGTGGGCTTGTGTTTGCCCATCAACAGCACCGCGGCTTTGCTGGCTAAGCGGCCGAGCACCTTGTCTTTGGCGTCCAACAGATGCCAAACGCGGGTTGCGCTTAATTTGCCGACGTCGGGAAAAACGGTTTTCATAGCAGCAAGCATTTTATCATTTTTTTTGTTTTTATCGGGAGGCGCGCAGGGCCTGTTCCAGGTCTTCGATGAGATCGTCCGGGTCTTCGATGCCCACGGACAGGCGGATCAGGGTTTCCGTGACCCCGGCTTTGCGGCGTTGTTCTTCCGGAATGGAGGCATGCGTCATGACCCAGGGGTAGCAGGCCAAAGATTCGACGCCGCCTAAAGACTCTCCGACCGTGATGAGTTTCAAGGCCGCAAAAAAACGCTGCGCGCGCCGGGCATCGCCCTGGATATCAAAGCTGACCATGCCGCCGAATCCGGACATTTGTTTGTTGGCGATGAGATGATTCGGGTGAGCGGGAAGCCCGGGGTAATCGACCCGGCGCACGTTGTTGTGACGGCTCAGACATTGAGCGACGGCCGCGGCATTGGCGCAGTGTTTGTTCATGCGCAGGGCCAAGGTTTTGATGCCGCGCAAAACCAGGAAGCAATCCATGGGCCCGGGCACAGCGCCGGCCGCGTTTTGAAGAAAACGGATTTCCTGGC encodes the following:
- the rplM gene encoding 50S ribosomal protein L13, with protein sequence MKTVFPDVGKLSATRVWHLLDAKDKVLGRLASKAAVLLMGKHKPTWSPHLDCGDFVVVTNAAQIRLTGKKILQKQYFSHSGYPDGMKITPVKKLLSDHPERVMEFAVKRMLPKTSLGRLMMRRLKIYAGDKHPHGNHKPQNNN